A single window of Streptomyces aquilus DNA harbors:
- a CDS encoding replication-relaxation family protein, whose amino-acid sequence MVKRDAGGGDRLALTVLAQHRMATTEQMHLMIGPGVRIEQTRRRLVKLRGEGWVG is encoded by the coding sequence ATGGTGAAGAGGGATGCGGGTGGCGGGGACCGGTTGGCGTTGACGGTCCTGGCGCAGCACCGGATGGCTACCACTGAGCAGATGCATCTGATGATCGGGCCGGGGGTGCGGATCGAGCAGACGAGGCGGCGGCTGGTGAAGCTGCGGGGTGAGGGGTGGGTTGGTTGA
- a CDS encoding tyrosine-type recombinase/integrase: MRAFPVVMPSGQRYWTVLDDHLEVVSLADQWLRHLRFGRDRAELTTKAYAGSVALYLRWSGSTGRAWAEAGRDLGLFMVWLKYTPAPRDGVVPVVRAGPGAVPVRGERRINRVLVAVRGLLSYAVSVSEAPRSVLGQIYELADSRDLPAEAQGEDGGLFYRLRPVHSLREPETTVDRAADAALVAMFVACRNARDRLIVLLVGRVGLRRGQVAGLRRSDVHLLPDSRALGCDYPGAHVHVRRRENVNGAWSKSRPAWVAPLDFLVVSAFDLYYDERHRLLGMGGSDFLLVNLFRAPLGEPMSPEAIGELLERLSGRAGLDRRVGAHMARRAFASNVTDAGGQPDEVQAVLGQKSLDSQAPYLFPDPKRVRAAIERVPSPRGMAGPEDSR; the protein is encoded by the coding sequence ATGCGAGCGTTTCCCGTGGTGATGCCGTCCGGGCAGAGGTACTGGACGGTCCTTGATGACCATTTGGAGGTCGTCTCTCTAGCTGATCAGTGGCTTCGGCATCTGAGGTTCGGCCGAGACCGGGCGGAGCTGACGACCAAGGCTTACGCCGGCAGTGTCGCGCTCTACCTGCGCTGGAGCGGATCGACGGGGCGGGCGTGGGCGGAGGCCGGGCGAGACCTCGGATTGTTCATGGTCTGGTTGAAGTACACCCCGGCCCCGCGGGACGGGGTGGTGCCGGTGGTGCGGGCCGGGCCCGGTGCCGTCCCGGTGCGCGGTGAGCGGCGGATCAACCGGGTGCTGGTCGCGGTGCGGGGTCTGCTGTCGTACGCGGTGTCAGTCAGTGAGGCACCGAGGTCGGTGCTCGGGCAGATCTACGAGCTTGCCGACAGCCGGGATCTTCCCGCGGAGGCACAGGGGGAAGACGGCGGCCTGTTCTACCGGCTGCGTCCGGTGCACTCGCTGCGCGAGCCGGAGACGACGGTGGACCGGGCCGCGGACGCCGCGCTGGTGGCGATGTTCGTCGCCTGCCGTAACGCGCGTGACCGGCTGATCGTCCTGCTGGTCGGCCGGGTCGGGCTTCGTCGCGGTCAGGTGGCGGGCCTGCGGCGCAGCGATGTCCATCTGCTGCCGGACTCCCGGGCGCTGGGCTGCGACTACCCGGGCGCTCACGTTCATGTGCGGCGGCGGGAGAACGTGAACGGGGCCTGGTCGAAGTCGCGGCCCGCGTGGGTGGCGCCGCTGGACTTCCTCGTGGTGTCCGCGTTCGACCTGTACTACGACGAGCGGCACCGGCTGCTCGGGATGGGCGGGAGCGACTTCCTGCTCGTGAACCTCTTCCGGGCGCCGCTGGGAGAGCCAATGTCGCCGGAGGCGATCGGCGAGCTCCTGGAACGGCTCAGCGGCCGGGCCGGACTGGACCGGCGGGTGGGCGCGCACATGGCGCGCCGGGCGTTCGCCTCCAACGTCACCGACGCCGGAGGCCAGCCGGACGAGGTGCAGGCGGTGCTCGGGCAGAAGAGCCTCGACTCACAGGCGCCGTACCTGTTCCCGGATCCGAAGCGGGTGCGGGCGGCGATCGAGCGGGTGCCATCGCCGCGTGGCATGGCCGGCCCGGAGGACAGCCGGTGA
- a CDS encoding tyrosine-type recombinase/integrase encodes MTAASAPALSEAEAPDEDQRVGELLRALDADFLALLGWDWNRRVITWPRRHPVIGLPDCPVPGCPLAITVLTRPMCGGCMERWRGSSLPLDEFLLVPKETSRGVGESLCVVGGCERPRDTVAGRLCQAHHAQHTNTSLSALSLEEFLTHPCVTGYASFGPCEVVACYLDRAGRQDPYCKAHVRRLYRARSAPGFDEAHWRRTDKAICTTREVSLRGLPDRLVAELLYGLWARTQEGMKARPECLRPLYDRLRAHQVQELQEVTDPAGHGHSSEQVTMIRAWQRALRLLNMTPEAERVKDVWDMAVFGYTGRISFAPVLQVPLREAMKVWVYDDLPRRRNKNAVQHARAIIAAIGMLSESLCLQREDRGAVPAAWGRGDIVAFTNRMGYFTSTGKISPARRLAFTRFVRRVLLRFRTLGLTARGQLLEGMPADFAVGPEDMPDEPEDTEAGRDLPDEVLRELCAHLDELEAQSSTEVRVATELLIDTGRRPDEINTLPFNCLEQDPDGSDVLVYDNHKAYRLGRRLPIGAETAAVIRRQQQRVRERFPTTAPARLRLLPRPKSNPEGTKPLVDVSGHHRAWVKSLPDILVPVVAADADTRVTRLVPFDKKRIFPYAYRHCYAQRHADAGVPVDVLKELMDHRLVSTTMGYYRVGDERRREAVDRVTALQFDRHGDRVWRTAKSLLDSEHVRRAIGEVAVPYGVCREPTNVAAGGHACPLRFRCLGCEHFSTDVSYLPDLQAHLADLLRSRERLMSAFEADDWARTQAMPSEEEIRRIRRLIERVQTDLDDLTPEDRAQIEQAVTVVRRSRTVMLGMPRVRQPLPDVRPARTPT; translated from the coding sequence GTGACGGCCGCCAGCGCCCCAGCCCTGTCCGAGGCCGAGGCGCCGGACGAAGACCAGCGGGTGGGGGAGCTCCTGCGCGCCCTCGATGCCGATTTCCTGGCCCTGTTGGGGTGGGACTGGAACCGTCGCGTGATCACCTGGCCGCGCCGGCATCCGGTGATCGGGCTGCCGGACTGCCCGGTGCCGGGCTGCCCCTTGGCGATCACCGTGCTGACGCGACCGATGTGTGGGGGCTGCATGGAGCGGTGGCGCGGTTCCAGCCTCCCGCTCGACGAGTTTCTGCTCGTGCCGAAGGAGACGAGCCGCGGAGTCGGCGAGAGCCTGTGCGTGGTCGGAGGCTGCGAGCGGCCCCGCGACACAGTCGCCGGCCGGCTGTGCCAGGCCCACCACGCCCAGCACACGAACACGAGCTTGAGCGCCTTGAGCCTGGAGGAGTTCCTTACCCATCCTTGCGTGACGGGGTACGCCTCGTTCGGGCCGTGCGAGGTGGTCGCCTGCTACCTCGACCGAGCCGGTCGCCAGGACCCGTACTGCAAAGCACACGTGCGCCGCCTCTACCGGGCACGGTCGGCGCCCGGGTTCGACGAGGCGCACTGGCGCCGGACGGACAAGGCGATCTGCACCACCCGCGAGGTCAGTCTGCGCGGCTTGCCGGACCGCCTGGTCGCCGAGCTCCTCTACGGGCTGTGGGCCCGTACCCAGGAAGGAATGAAGGCACGGCCCGAGTGCCTGCGCCCGCTCTACGACCGGCTGCGCGCCCATCAGGTGCAGGAGCTGCAGGAGGTGACGGACCCGGCCGGTCACGGGCACAGCAGCGAGCAGGTCACGATGATCCGGGCCTGGCAGCGGGCGCTGCGCCTGCTGAACATGACGCCGGAAGCCGAGCGCGTGAAGGACGTCTGGGACATGGCGGTCTTCGGCTACACCGGCCGCATCTCGTTCGCGCCCGTGCTGCAGGTGCCGCTGCGGGAGGCGATGAAGGTCTGGGTGTACGACGACCTTCCCCGGCGCCGGAACAAGAACGCCGTCCAGCACGCCCGCGCGATCATCGCGGCCATCGGCATGCTCTCGGAGAGCTTGTGCCTGCAGCGTGAGGACCGCGGCGCAGTGCCTGCGGCGTGGGGGCGCGGCGACATCGTCGCCTTCACCAACCGCATGGGCTACTTCACCTCGACCGGGAAGATCAGCCCAGCGCGGCGCCTGGCCTTCACGCGGTTCGTCCGCAGGGTCCTGCTCCGCTTCCGCACCCTCGGCCTCACCGCTCGCGGGCAGCTGCTGGAGGGCATGCCGGCCGACTTCGCGGTCGGGCCGGAGGACATGCCCGACGAGCCCGAGGACACCGAGGCCGGCCGCGACCTGCCCGACGAGGTGCTGCGCGAACTGTGCGCCCACCTCGACGAGCTGGAGGCCCAGAGCAGCACCGAGGTCCGCGTCGCCACCGAGCTGCTCATCGACACCGGGCGGCGCCCCGACGAGATCAACACTCTGCCGTTCAACTGCCTGGAACAGGACCCGGACGGCTCCGACGTCCTGGTCTACGACAACCACAAGGCCTACCGGCTCGGCCGACGGCTGCCGATCGGGGCCGAGACCGCCGCGGTCATCCGCCGCCAGCAGCAGCGCGTCCGCGAACGCTTCCCCACCACCGCCCCGGCCCGGCTGCGGCTCCTGCCGCGCCCCAAGTCCAACCCGGAGGGCACCAAGCCACTCGTCGACGTCTCCGGCCACCACCGGGCTTGGGTGAAGTCCCTGCCCGACATCCTCGTCCCCGTCGTCGCCGCCGACGCAGACACCCGAGTCACGCGGCTGGTGCCGTTCGACAAGAAGCGGATCTTCCCCTACGCCTACAGGCACTGCTACGCCCAGCGGCACGCCGACGCCGGCGTCCCGGTCGACGTCCTGAAAGAGCTGATGGACCACCGCCTGGTCAGCACCACCATGGGCTACTACCGCGTCGGCGACGAACGCCGCCGCGAAGCCGTCGACCGCGTCACCGCGCTGCAGTTCGACCGCCACGGCGACCGGGTGTGGCGCACGGCGAAGAGCCTGCTCGACTCCGAACACGTCCGCCGCGCGATCGGCGAGGTCGCCGTCCCCTACGGCGTGTGCCGCGAACCCACCAACGTCGCCGCCGGCGGCCACGCCTGCCCATTGCGCTTCCGCTGCCTGGGCTGCGAACACTTCTCCACCGACGTCTCCTACCTCCCCGACCTCCAGGCCCACCTCGCCGACCTGCTCCGCAGCCGCGAACGCCTCATGTCCGCCTTCGAAGCCGACGACTGGGCCCGGACCCAGGCCATGCCCTCCGAAGAAGAGATCCGCCGGATTCGCCGCCTGATCGAACGCGTCCAGACCGACCTCGACGACCTCACCCCCGAAGACCGCGCCCAGATCGAACAGGCCGTCACCGTCGTGCGCCGTAGCCGCACCGTGATGCTCGGCATGCCCCGAGTCCGCCAGCCCCTCCCCGACGTCCGACCGGCAAGGACCCCGACGTGA
- a CDS encoding DNA polymerase Y family protein yields the protein MTTSAVTPDQVSTIMHVRCPDGLPEPAYRQLLELMAELSPIVQALPPSAAVVELKGALRYHGTDARRLGEILRIRSLSRLGVDVRVGIGPTITVAATASAQVPSPGGILAVAPGEADDWLGPLPVEALHGIGPRQAAVLRDYGIHCVGLLAAVPPATVHRLLGGRAGRIAADRARGIDPRPVVPRALPPAASVRCRFERHVLDGATVRAALLELVVRLGRQLRRRDQVARALTLTLTFAGNTRWEKTRRLVEPSAHDDDLRTLAYQLMDAAGLQRGRLTGLSLRGEDLIGADQAAEQISLDDAREARLVAETVVDRVRDKFGAGVIGPAAVFRRAS from the coding sequence ATGACCACGAGCGCGGTGACACCGGACCAGGTGTCGACGATCATGCATGTGCGGTGCCCGGACGGGCTGCCAGAGCCCGCCTACCGGCAGCTACTGGAACTGATGGCGGAACTCTCGCCGATCGTCCAAGCCCTGCCGCCGAGCGCGGCTGTGGTGGAGTTGAAGGGGGCTTTGCGCTATCACGGCACCGATGCCCGCCGTCTGGGGGAGATCCTGCGGATCCGCTCCCTGTCCCGCCTCGGCGTCGACGTCCGTGTCGGTATCGGCCCCACGATCACGGTGGCGGCCACCGCCTCCGCCCAGGTCCCGTCTCCGGGCGGCATCCTCGCCGTCGCCCCGGGCGAGGCGGACGACTGGCTGGGGCCGCTGCCGGTGGAGGCCCTGCACGGCATCGGCCCGCGGCAGGCGGCGGTGCTGCGTGACTACGGCATCCACTGTGTCGGCCTGCTCGCGGCCGTCCCGCCCGCCACCGTGCACCGTCTGCTGGGCGGCCGCGCTGGCCGCATCGCCGCGGACCGTGCCCGCGGCATCGACCCGCGCCCCGTCGTCCCCCGCGCCCTGCCTCCGGCCGCCTCCGTGCGGTGTCGCTTCGAGCGGCACGTCCTGGACGGTGCCACCGTGCGTGCCGCCCTGCTCGAACTCGTCGTCCGGCTCGGACGCCAGCTGCGCCGTCGCGACCAGGTGGCCCGCGCCCTGACCCTCACCCTCACCTTCGCCGGCAACACCCGATGGGAGAAGACCCGGCGCCTGGTGGAGCCGTCCGCCCACGACGACGACCTGCGCACCCTCGCCTACCAGCTGATGGACGCCGCCGGCCTGCAACGCGGCAGGCTGACCGGACTGTCGCTCAGGGGTGAGGACCTCATCGGCGCGGACCAGGCCGCCGAGCAGATCAGCCTGGACGACGCCCGTGAAGCCCGCCTGGTCGCCGAAACCGTGGTCGACCGGGTTCGGGACAAGTTCGGTGCGGGCGTCATCGGCCCGGCCGCCGTCTTCCGCCGCGCCTCATGA
- a CDS encoding replication-relaxation family protein, which yields MTLPQAGRMRAWFVTEYGAEVVGGFAELRGWRPSRLGADRTAVRLRAGHVLTVTETALAFVQDACRCGDVCRPLDWIPEVHHPLGGGEAVIPDALLYYRRGGEGERDWSMLRAFVEVDRATMRPERVAAKIRAYERLYRYVPTPVGRPRGSAVLEEEWRRYPLFPRLLFVLDGTGPAGVENRLSALRAAARLAGADFARQVPILAAPLTELLRAGPSAPVWQPMTEAGQCVPGLRPWQADRLPRAGFGAASTGRQARPWA from the coding sequence GTGACGTTGCCTCAGGCGGGCCGGATGCGGGCCTGGTTCGTCACCGAGTACGGGGCGGAGGTTGTTGGTGGGTTCGCGGAGTTGCGGGGCTGGCGGCCGTCCCGGCTGGGAGCCGACCGTACGGCGGTCCGTCTGCGGGCGGGGCACGTGTTGACGGTGACGGAGACCGCGCTGGCGTTCGTGCAGGACGCCTGCCGCTGCGGGGATGTGTGCCGGCCCTTGGACTGGATCCCTGAAGTGCACCACCCCTTGGGGGGTGGCGAGGCCGTCATTCCCGACGCCCTGCTCTACTACCGGCGCGGCGGTGAGGGTGAGCGGGACTGGTCGATGTTGCGGGCGTTCGTGGAGGTGGACCGGGCCACCATGAGGCCCGAGCGTGTGGCGGCGAAGATCCGGGCCTATGAGCGGCTGTATCGGTATGTACCGACTCCTGTCGGCCGGCCGCGCGGGAGCGCTGTTCTCGAGGAAGAGTGGCGGCGGTATCCGCTCTTCCCGCGTCTGTTGTTCGTCCTGGACGGCACCGGCCCCGCCGGGGTGGAGAACCGGCTGAGTGCACTGCGCGCGGCCGCCCGGCTGGCCGGCGCCGATTTCGCGCGACAGGTACCCATCCTCGCGGCCCCGCTGACGGAGCTGCTCCGTGCGGGGCCCTCTGCACCCGTCTGGCAGCCGATGACCGAGGCCGGGCAGTGCGTTCCTGGGTTGCGCCCTTGGCAGGCTGACAGGCTGCCAAGGGCTGGCTTTGGTGCGGCGTCGACCGGACGGCAAGCCCGACCATGGGCCTGA
- a CDS encoding ATP-dependent DNA ligase: protein MPASSPGWSLPEPMRAVPVTDPALPAGWAAQLKWDGYRALVGRWADGRVAVRSRNGGDLTASFPEIEEAVRLLPDDTAVDGELVVWEGGRLAFERLQQRMHRRGAAATRAAGELPAHLVAFDLLRLNGQGLTGWPFSDRYAALQELFLKHHLAAPWSLCATTTDPVQAAAWLADYPAVGIEGLVFRPLASRYVPGGRGWTKYKMRHTTEAVVGAVTGSLTAPTTALLGRYDDAGRLRYAGRTTTLSTTARQTLAGQLRTGGADYPWTGRTFSAGWSSREHLSVRLVVPEAVAEVAVDVARDSPGRWRHPVRFTRIRADMTLGDVPLFGAAP from the coding sequence ATGCCTGCTTCCTCACCCGGCTGGTCGCTGCCGGAGCCCATGCGCGCCGTGCCCGTCACCGACCCGGCGCTCCCGGCCGGGTGGGCGGCGCAACTCAAGTGGGACGGCTACCGTGCACTGGTTGGCCGGTGGGCTGATGGCCGGGTCGCGGTGCGCAGCCGTAACGGCGGCGATCTGACCGCATCGTTCCCCGAGATTGAGGAGGCCGTTCGCCTGCTTCCCGACGACACGGCGGTTGATGGCGAGCTGGTCGTGTGGGAGGGCGGACGGCTCGCGTTCGAGCGGCTGCAGCAGCGCATGCACCGCCGCGGCGCGGCCGCGACCCGCGCGGCCGGCGAGCTCCCCGCGCATCTGGTTGCGTTCGACCTCCTGCGCCTGAACGGCCAGGGCCTCACCGGCTGGCCCTTCAGCGACCGCTATGCCGCGCTGCAGGAGCTGTTCCTCAAGCATCATCTGGCCGCGCCGTGGTCGCTGTGTGCGACCACGACCGACCCGGTGCAGGCGGCCGCCTGGCTGGCCGACTACCCGGCCGTCGGCATCGAAGGCCTGGTGTTCCGGCCTCTGGCGAGCAGGTACGTGCCGGGCGGGCGCGGCTGGACCAAGTACAAGATGCGCCACACCACGGAGGCAGTCGTCGGCGCGGTCACCGGCAGCCTCACTGCCCCCACGACCGCCCTGCTCGGCCGCTACGACGACGCCGGCCGGCTCCGGTACGCAGGCCGCACCACCACCCTCAGCACGACCGCGCGCCAGACTCTCGCCGGGCAGCTGCGCACCGGTGGCGCCGACTATCCCTGGACAGGCCGCACCTTCAGCGCTGGGTGGAGTTCAAGGGAGCACCTGTCGGTGCGCCTGGTCGTACCCGAAGCAGTTGCCGAAGTCGCCGTGGACGTCGCCCGGGACAGCCCCGGGCGCTGGCGCCACCCGGTCAGGTTCACCCGCATTCGAGCCGACATGACACTAGGCGACGTGCCACTGTTCGGGGCGGCTCCCTAA
- a CDS encoding PIN domain-containing protein yields the protein MDTNILRGFELQSPKAELLRAIKTADVGGVSVPWAALEELAGQRARTYHLAHEKAEAALRALAKSAPTGNSGVVAPLDHDRVLQYWRQRYLEIVDVIPTSANALEQATTREAAVLPPCKAVDIVNEEGKVIKTIKTGGRDTAIWLSAVEYATEHPQETVYFVSENIKDFGRGETYKYPMDRDVEKLGDRFVHLLKLEDILPQFSEEIDVPESDLDSALRGQGNLETIAFETRFGAPLRPSRHQTGWRRFRSTQLEEPTGAELPEGIAEVWLGNPNVSFASVRDAKAYRIGDHVWCTAWVTWLLSGHALLNRTLDIAEVGCAWETRVLVSLTDSTSKLDILRSSTPRAATAQEADNLPEVDPLILPDYIAELDDRIRRNRMSRNMRHYLGQASTAEEALDMMLGFARPSPLPLPTAEVEVWVEPDED from the coding sequence TTGGACACGAACATCCTGAGGGGCTTCGAGCTGCAGAGTCCCAAGGCCGAACTCCTTCGGGCCATCAAAACAGCGGACGTAGGAGGGGTGTCAGTCCCTTGGGCTGCTCTGGAGGAGCTGGCGGGGCAGCGCGCTCGGACTTACCACCTGGCTCATGAGAAAGCCGAAGCGGCCTTGCGGGCCCTCGCCAAGAGCGCACCGACCGGCAACTCCGGCGTCGTTGCACCCCTGGATCACGATCGGGTCCTTCAGTACTGGAGGCAGAGGTACCTGGAGATCGTCGACGTCATCCCGACGAGCGCAAACGCTCTCGAGCAGGCCACGACACGCGAAGCAGCCGTGCTTCCGCCATGCAAAGCGGTCGACATCGTGAACGAGGAAGGCAAGGTCATCAAGACGATCAAGACTGGTGGCCGTGACACCGCGATCTGGCTGTCGGCCGTGGAATACGCCACGGAGCATCCACAGGAGACGGTCTACTTCGTCAGCGAGAACATCAAGGATTTCGGCCGTGGCGAAACCTACAAGTACCCGATGGACAGGGATGTTGAGAAGCTCGGCGACCGCTTCGTACATCTGCTGAAGCTGGAGGACATCCTCCCGCAGTTCTCGGAAGAGATCGACGTTCCTGAGAGCGATCTCGATTCCGCTCTCAGGGGGCAAGGGAACCTGGAGACGATCGCCTTCGAGACGCGCTTCGGCGCGCCTCTGCGCCCCAGCCGCCACCAGACCGGGTGGCGTCGGTTCAGAAGCACTCAACTGGAAGAGCCGACGGGGGCGGAGCTTCCTGAGGGCATCGCGGAGGTGTGGCTCGGGAACCCGAACGTCTCGTTTGCCTCGGTCCGTGATGCGAAGGCATATCGCATTGGTGACCACGTCTGGTGCACAGCATGGGTCACGTGGTTGCTCAGCGGGCACGCTCTTCTCAACCGAACGCTCGACATCGCAGAAGTTGGGTGCGCCTGGGAGACACGAGTACTCGTCTCCCTGACGGACTCAACTTCGAAGCTCGACATCTTGCGGAGCAGCACACCACGAGCCGCGACCGCCCAGGAAGCCGACAACCTCCCCGAGGTGGACCCCCTCATCCTGCCGGACTACATCGCGGAGTTGGATGACCGGATCAGGCGAAACCGCATGAGTCGGAATATGCGGCACTACCTTGGCCAGGCCAGCACCGCGGAGGAAGCACTCGACATGATGCTGGGCTTCGCGCGTCCTAGCCCGCTGCCGCTGCCGACCGCAGAGGTCGAGGTCTGGGTCGAGCCCGACGAGGACTAG
- a CDS encoding DUF6233 domain-containing protein, giving the protein MIVDTWSGVTALVVITVTSHTPRYRTQNRTREGTGKDHGPRIGNVFDDLPPDLERLHTLRVWHALWIERIDRKIEALRQREREQERGRRNRPAPPEWIVGLGIGAGHPPVQVHAGDCYAAGKRRRPVDRDEARRLLATGLPGCTHCQPDVQLHIIDLAARRPPGRAQQHRRTVWGILTPAWLEQSCHSAGYPAGRRLVFAAQNRTHDVDSPSPGLRTGPVRADLPRRPGRPVCRMPAQDTPLRQRRLPDFSRGGPAVV; this is encoded by the coding sequence ATGATCGTCGACACCTGGTCCGGTGTCACCGCGCTCGTGGTCATCACCGTCACCTCCCACACCCCACGTTATCGAACGCAAAATCGAACACGCGAGGGCACGGGGAAGGATCATGGGCCTAGAATCGGCAATGTGTTCGATGATCTGCCGCCCGACCTGGAGCGCCTTCACACCCTGCGGGTCTGGCATGCCCTGTGGATCGAGCGCATCGACCGCAAGATCGAAGCCCTCCGGCAGCGGGAACGCGAGCAGGAACGCGGCCGCCGCAACCGGCCCGCCCCGCCGGAGTGGATCGTCGGACTCGGCATCGGCGCGGGCCACCCGCCCGTCCAGGTCCACGCCGGCGACTGCTACGCGGCAGGCAAACGCCGCCGCCCTGTCGACCGCGACGAAGCCCGCCGCCTGCTCGCCACGGGCCTGCCCGGCTGCACCCACTGCCAGCCCGACGTCCAGCTCCACATCATCGACTTAGCCGCCCGCCGCCCGCCGGGCCGGGCGCAGCAACACCGACGCACGGTTTGGGGCATTCTGACACCGGCGTGGCTCGAACAGTCGTGTCATTCGGCCGGTTATCCTGCGGGAAGGCGGCTGGTCTTCGCCGCCCAGAACAGGACGCACGATGTCGACTCCCCCTCCCCCGGCCTCCGAACCGGACCCGTCCGCGCTGACCTGCCCCGGCGACCAGGTCGGCCTGTGTGCCGGATGCCAGCGCAAGACACACCGCTACGGCAACGGCGGCTGCCCGATTTCTCTCGGGGTGGACCGGCTGTGGTGTGA
- a CDS encoding DUF6292 family protein, with protein sequence MLLEPPGWPGRPEGLPHWPYVRAVDDALAARGIPPGSVHADCTTREYGGLTTYMWLTWDASRTRYRSSGIRLHWQERRGWFYALTCLNTREILLYAPLAPLRTVVPDPEHVTDVAEQLVRFRQIPDMEYRTEWERGEELRAAARDFRRAVLGLPPLAHPETPTGPGGRPDAEQEQGMRLTIDTLTDTYEQALAAVQAIYGHNEDAPHRRSPTDLGQALRPTMEEHER encoded by the coding sequence GTGCTGCTTGAGCCGCCCGGATGGCCAGGCCGACCCGAAGGACTGCCGCACTGGCCCTATGTGCGGGCCGTCGACGACGCGCTCGCTGCACGCGGCATCCCGCCCGGCTCGGTACACGCCGACTGCACCACCCGCGAGTACGGCGGCCTGACCACCTACATGTGGCTGACCTGGGACGCCAGCCGCACCCGCTACCGAAGCAGCGGCATCCGCCTGCACTGGCAGGAACGCCGCGGCTGGTTCTACGCCCTCACCTGCCTCAACACCCGGGAGATCCTTCTCTACGCGCCGCTCGCCCCGCTGCGCACCGTCGTCCCCGACCCGGAGCACGTCACGGACGTCGCCGAACAGCTGGTCCGCTTCCGCCAGATCCCCGACATGGAGTACCGCACGGAGTGGGAGCGAGGAGAGGAACTCCGGGCCGCCGCCCGCGACTTCCGCCGCGCCGTGCTTGGCCTGCCGCCACTCGCACACCCCGAGACGCCCACCGGCCCCGGCGGCAGACCGGACGCGGAGCAGGAGCAGGGCATGCGGCTGACGATCGACACCCTCACCGACACCTACGAACAGGCACTCGCCGCCGTGCAGGCCATCTACGGACACAACGAGGACGCCCCGCACCGCCGCTCACCGACCGACCTCGGGCAAGCACTCCGGCCGACCATGGAAGAACATGAGCGGTGA